The DNA sequence ATAGCCAATAAATGAATGCTCTTAAAAATAAGGGGGATTTGCTATATAAATTTTTTTTAACCCATCGTCTTTGAGATGCTTGAGAAATTTGATTTTTTTTTAAAATATTTTGCTCATTTTCCTCGGCTTCTTCCATCGCTAACATATCTTTAACTTCCCTATCGGCATAGCTATTGTGTTTATTTACCCAAAAACTTAAACCTTTTTGATTTTCATCAATAATATCGTGTTGAAGATTGGCTATATTACCATTGGATAAGATAATATGTTCATCCATCCATCTTTGTTCACAAATACCATTGCCATTACGCCAAATTCTCAATAACCATGTGGGATAGTAACCTCCATGACGTATCCAACGCCCCATAAAATATACTCTTCTTTTCATTTGATAACCACCTATCTCTTTTGGAGTAATAGGCAATGTTTCCTTTATTTCTTTTACTAACTCTGGTGTTAAATATTCATCTGCATCTAAACGCATTATCCAAGAAGCTTTAATTGGTAAATTTTCTAATCCCCAATTAAGTTGCTGTGCGTAATTTGTCCATGAATTAATATATACTTGGCAATTATATTTTTGAGCAATTTCTAAGGTACGATCACTACTACCAGAATCAACAATAAATACTTCAGCCTCAAGATCCTGTAAACTGTCTAAACAGGTAGGCAAGTTAGCTTCTTCGTTATAAGTAAGAATGATTATTGATAAATTCATTGTCTTAATTTATTTATTTAATATCCAAAAAGAATAACTTTTTTTGCCTATCTGAATCAATTTAAGATACGGTAATTTTTTATCTGTGATTTGTTTTATATATTTTTGAGAGAATTTCTAAAAGCTCTTAAAACTGCTGTTTCTCCATCGATTAAACTTTGTTGAATTAACTCAGGAATCAAGTCTATATTGATAAAGGGAAAGGCTAAACTTTCCTCAAGCTCTCGGTAATTATTTGTCTCTTTTTCAAGGATAAAAACAGTTAATTTTTCCCCATCATAACGCCATATTTCTGGTATGCCTAAGTTAGCATAAATAGGTAATTTATGTAATGAACCGCTCGTTATATCTATTTCTAATACTAAATCAGGGGGAGGATCGATGGTTAAATCAATTTGTTGCTTATTTCTTACCTTTGGTTCATTTTGTAAATAATAACAAGAATCAGGCTCTACTGCTTGTTGAAATTGCTCAGATTTTAGAGTGAGTGAGCCGAATTTTTTGAGATTTAATCCTAATTCATCTGCGATCGCACGAATAAGATCATCAATAAAACGGTTATTATTTTCGTGTTTTCCTAATGGACTCATAATTTCTAAAATATGATCATGGTAAGTTAAACGTTGATTTCTTTTATCACCCAATTCATTGAGAAGGCGATTAAAAGTCTCCCAACTAACTGAATTTAACTTAACTATATTTTCCCCTCTCGGTTTAGTGATAACTGCTGTCATAGATTTTTATTAATGATTAATAAATAGTTTTACAGTAATTAAATAGTAATAGATTATTACGCAATTAGTTGTGGAATATTTATCTTGACTTCAGGGAAAGAAAGAGGTGAAATTTGACCAGTTTTCATGGTTAATTCTGATGTGTAATGACTATTAACTAAATCTCTAAATACTTTTAGCTGTAGATTTTTTAAATCTACCACCCAATATTCTCTAATACCAGCTTCAGCATAAATGTCTTTTTTTTCATTCAAATCTTTACTGAGGGTTGCTTGAGAAAATTCGATAATCCAGAAAATATCTTCAGGATAGGGATGGTGTTTTAAGTATTCTTTACCTAGCGGTTTAACTATAGCAATATCTGGCTCTGGTTCGGAATTATGAGGTAGTGTGATAGGTTTCGCATCTCTGATTTTAACTCGATTTCCCAATAAACTGCGGAGATAGTCAGCAACTTCGCTATTATAATAGGCATGAGGTTCTCTTTCTGGTGACATAATAATTATTTCTCCCCGCAATAACTCTACCGCTTCACCATTAAAGATGCCACTATCAAGGGCTTGATGATAAGTTTCTGTTGTCCATTTATAGGTAGTTAGGGTCATAGATAGTTACCTTTATATCGACAATGCCTACTCAATTATTTTACTCCAGTTCGATTAGGAGAATATTTGAAAAAAGCAGTTTATAGAGTTTAAATATGGCTATAACATATCATGTCTTTCCAAAGAAAAGGTAATCTTCCCGCAAATTTGAAGTTAATATTGCTAAAACCTTGAGACTTTAATAATTCTGTCAAAGTAGCTATGGAAAAAAACTTAATATGTCCACCATCCCATAAAACCGTTAAATGTTGATCCCATTTTCCCATGATTGAAAGGGCTAAATTCTTCCAATAGCCGTTGTAAGGTGTCGTTACAATCAAATATCCGTCGGGATTTAAACACTTTTTCGCAACTTTAGCTAATTCTTTGGGATAAAATAAATGCTCAATCACATCGATCGCAATTATAACATCAAATTTTTTACCTAATTTTTCAGGAGAAATATCGTATGTACTTTCTTGAATAAACTGGCAATTACCGTAAGTCTGTTGAGCAAACTTAATTCCAGAGGGAGAATCATCAACCCCTGTCACTTCATAACCTGCTTGAGCGATTATATTACTAAAACTACCATTGCCACAACCAAGATCTAAAATACTAATTTTTCTCTTGTTCCTATTAGGAGGGAGTGACATAGGCAACTCATTCAATAACTCTAAAATTGGCTTTTTTAAATAGCTATGATGATGGGATTTTTGACTGGATTGATAAGAATATTCGTATTCTTGATATTGATTGGTCATAGTGATAATTGAAGTTACATTAATTAATTTTTAAGTTTAAACGTTTTGATTTTTTTTTGAGATAATTTCTTGATAAACCGAGATTAAGTTACCTGCTATTTTATCCCATGTATAATTGTTTAAAATAAATTCTCTAGCTCTTAATCCCATTTCTTTTGTCTTTTGGGGGTGAGATAAACACCAGGATAAAGCGTCTGTAATTTCTTCTTCGTTTACTCCTACTACCTTTGCCGCTTGAGCTTCTTTTGCTTCAGGAAAGTTACAGGCATTGGTAAAAATACAGGGTAATCCCGAAGCCATGCCTTCCAAAATAGACATACTAAAACCCTCAGAGTAGGAAGGTGCAATGTAAATACTGGCTGATGCCAATGCAGAGTATTTCATTTCTCCTGTTAACATTCCAGTAAAGGTGACTTGATCTAAACAACCTAATTCTTGAAAATGGTTTTTTACTGTAGGTGAATATCCCACATTATCAGGTCCTGCGAGAACCAAATGAGTATCAGGAAATTGCTGATTAATTTTAGCGAAAGCCGATGCTAATAAATCTAAACCTTTTTTGGGATCGACTCTACCTAAAAATAAGATTAATTGACGATTTTTTGTTTCAGGAAATTTCTCTAAAAATAAAGACGAAGAAGGCAAAGATATAAAATCTTCGGCAAAAATACCATTAGGAATTAAAAATAATGGCGGTTTAAGATTGAGAGCTTGAATATTATTTTTCTCAGAAGTCGCTAATACTTGTATTCCACTAGCCTTATTTATTGCGGGTTTTTCTAGTAAATAGTAGAATAACTTTTTTTTATATGCTTTATAGGATAATGCCCAAGGTTCTAACATTCCACGAGGGGTTATGATATAGGGGACATTCTGTTTTTGACAAGCCCAGTAAACGGGAATATTTGGTAAAGAAAAAACTGCATTAGTATGAACAATGTCGTAATTTTTTATATTTTTATCTAGCCATTTAGTTAAGCTAAAACTAAATTTATAATCTCCCCAACTAATATAAGGAAAATACTGAATTTTTAAATCATCATGCTCAATCCATTGGAATTTGCGAACGTCTAATTCTGTTTCACCGTTGGCAGTGGTAGTCACCAGATCAACCGTTACCCCCTGTTTGGCAACTCTTTTAGCTAGCTCCAATACACTTTTAGAAGGGCCACCATATACTGAACCAATAGCAGGAATCATCATTAAAATTTTCATAGAGCAATATGTTAAAAATGAAATTAAAATATTATTGAGACTTAAGTTTTCATTTTCATGAGGTTCGATCGAGCTACTGTTAATATACGGAAGCGAAGTAGCACTGCACGATCAGGGCATCGCTTCATCATCTAATCCGCTACGTACTTGTTTAAGGACTTCTTTTTCTATTCACATTAAATCAATCTAAGTCCCGAATAGACGAACTTTCTTTAATAATAATCGGTAATTATTTTTTGATAATGGCTTTTATTTCTGGTCATTTTTTATCGATTCAATTTTTCTCTTTATTTACTATAATACGTGTTTAAGAATCAGGGAAAAAAGTTCGATCGAGATTGAAACAGTGTGGTAAATATATTTTTCATACATTGAGCTATCTCGGCGAATAATGAAAGATGAGCATTTAATTTTTTGATAAAAATAAGCAAACCCGTCATAAATATAGTTATGGAAAAACTCGCTGATTATAATAGTCCAAAAGAATGGTATCAGGCAAATAAAAAAGAACTAAAAAAATATCGTGGACAATGGATTGCTTACACCAAAAAAGGAGTTATCGCCCATCATCCCCATTGTAAGGAAATGTTAGCTCAAATTCCCGATAAAACTATTGATTTTGTCATTGAAAGAATTTATGAGACAGAATTTATTGAACCTTTGAAATTCTTACCCATTCGTTTCCGAAATGTCAAAAAACATGAGTAGCTCTGGTTTTCACCAAAATCAAAATACTATGGATGAAATTACTTTTTTCCCATAGCAAATTCGATCTCACTTTTCAACCCTTGAGCAAAATAATCAGGGGAATAGTTCTCAATATGGCTCAAAGATGCCTTACCCATAGCTTCCAAATCTATATCTTCCGAACTCATTTTCACCATTAAATTAGTTAATTCTTCTTGATTTTCAGGATTAAAACCAAAACCATTAACTCCTTCCATCACCAAATCCTCAAAACAACCACAACGATTAGAGACAATTACGGGCAAACCTGCCGCCATCGCCTCATTTACTACCAATCCCCATTGTTCCGTTGTACTAGCATGAATAAAAGTCTTAGCATGGGCAAAATAGGGTAAGAGTTCATCCTGTTGTAAAAATCCGGGGAGATGAACATGATTTTCTAATTGATATTGCTGAATTAAACCTTCAATTTGAGGACGTAACCCACCATCACCACACAAAACTAAATCCCAAGCCTTCTCTTCTACTTTCTGATGATAGTAAGCATAAGCAGTAATTAGTAAAGGTAGATTTTTCTTGGCAACAAAACGATTAATACTCAAAAAGTAAGGCTTATGAATAGGAGAGGGTAATTGTTTGATTTTGTCGGGATGAAAAACGCTATTGTCAACCACATCGTAACCCATAAAAATAGCATCTTCAGGAAAACCTAATTTTATTAAATATCTTTTGTGAGGATGTCCACCAACTAAGGCACTAGAGTATCTCTTGACAAGGAAACTTTTAATGGCTTCTTTCCACCAAATACGAGATTCATCATCTTCTTTTGATTCTGAGAAGATAATTGTAGGTTTTTGACGCCAAAGACTCCAAAATAATGCTGATAGCATGGATAAATAGCCATATCCGGCAATTACTAACGCATCAGGATTAATGCGGGATAACAGATCAAAAGTTTTTTTGATTATAATGTTTTTACTAACTTTATCAGGTCTTAGACTGCCTAATATAGAATATATTTTTAGATCGCTATTTTCAATTTGAGTTTGCCATTGATAGTCAATGCTATCACGACTTATTTCTATAGCAACTACCTGACAAACATTATTTTTTTTAACTAGACTTTGAAATGCCTTTACTCTAGCTAAATGATATGGTCCATAATTAGCAAATAAAATTGCCACTTTATGTTGATTCATTTATTTTTATTTTCCAGTATTGGGTTTTGATAATAATTGCTGACAAATTCTATATACTTAATTGGAATTGAAAAAATAAAAAAAGTTATCATATTATAGATAAATCCATCTAAACCTCCTAAGAAAAGTGGAAATGTAAATACTAAAGCAAGAGGGTATAAAATTTGATTTGATATTTTAAATTTTTGATTTACGGATAACCATAAATTTTTAAATTGCTTTCCGATAAAATAACAAATAAAAAAGCCAAAAAACCAAAACTGAGAGAATAAATCCCCCATAATAGGTAGAATATAACCTGTTTGAAAAGTTTGAGTAGAAAAATAATCAAAAATCCTAACTTGAAACGATTCATTAACTTGTAAATAGAATGATTCTTTAAAAGTTTTCCCCAAAAACTGGGCAGGAATAAAACCAAAAATAATTCTGTTCCAATAGCGTGTACCATAATCAAATTGACTGGTTTCACTTGTTACTTGAATCACGGAAGCCGCATATTTAGTTTCTGAGGAGTGAGTCGTAAATAAATAGTCTTCACTTTCTGATGATTGAAAAAATTTTATGTTTTCTTCCCACCAATCAACATTTTGAAAGGCGGTTAGCCAATCATCCATCCAATTAAAACTAAAAAAGTCTTGCCAATTAGAATATCCTATATTGATTTGTGCAAGTTCTGCCCGAAATGCTCCAATAGCATTAATAAAGAAAAAGCCTACAATTATTCCAATCAGGATTAATTGACGTTGAGGTATAAATCCCTTAATAAACCAAAGAGTTAACAAAACAATGGTAATATAGGTTACAGCTTCAGTCCTTCTAGCATAAAACAACATTTTGAAGATAGGCCAAAATGCGGAAACCCCAAAAACAAACCAGTACAGAAAATGACGTTTAATAATGGCAAAATAGAGATTAATAGCAAATCCGAAATATAAAAGTCTTTGAAAAAAAGCATAAACTGTCAAAATACCTGTCCATTGAGTAATTCTTTGTTGTTCAATATCAATATTTCCGATTGCTAGATTACAAAAAAGACCAATTACTGTATAAACAATTCCTATATAAAAAATTCTTTGATCCAAGTCTTGAATATTATTCTTTTTATTGATAATTTCTTGATCTTTATTTTTTTTAACATAGCCATAAAAGAATAGAAATAAAGATAAAATTGTCAGAAAAATTGTTAAATCAACATAATCAGGACTAACAGGGTAAGGATCTTCGATTAAAGCAAGAATTTGAGGTACAATATATACGAAACAAGCGGTAGTTATAAAGAAAGGAAATTGATAAAGTCTCAGAGGTTCTTTAAAACTCCACCAAATTAGATAAACACAAAAACATATTAGAATAATAAATAGAATATAACTAAAAATCATAACAAGTTCGTCTATAAGAAAAAATTGTAAAAAATCAAGAAATAAGACTAAGTAAATTTTTTAGTCTTATACCTGTTTCTTCTATGTTAAAAATTTTGATTTTTTCCCAAGCATTTTGCCCATGTAAATCTACCAAGTTAATATTTTCCATATACATTAATAGTGATTTAACAATTTGCTCAATACTTTGTTCTTTTATGATTTGTCCCTCCATGCCATGAGTTACCCATGAACCTGATAATTTTGTGGTTATAACTGGCAAACCAAAAGCCATTGCTTCATAAATAACTCCTGCACTCCCTTCAGATAAACTAGGGAAAACAAATACATCTGCCCATTCATACTGTTGAGCTAACTCTGGTTTGTTCATTTTACCCATAAAGGTGGCAATATCTGAATATTCTTTAACTTTACTCTCATTAATTTTTATAGAACCAACAATTCTAGCGGTAAATTTATGAGGATTTAATTTTCTGAGTGCTTGTAGTAAATAAGGAATACCTTTTCTCAGATCAACACTACCCACAAACAAAATTCTTAACTTACCCTTCGAAGTGGAACTTCTCATAATCCTAGTAGAATTTTTCTTGAAACAAGTATTGTAGTCATATAACCAAAATGGAGCAGGGTAGGGATTGAGGAATACTTTTTCTTCATCAATACATAAGTCATTAATTAAGCTTTCTTTGACTGAATTTGATGGAGCAAAAAAATAGTCTGTTGATTCTTTATCTTCTTGTTCCATCTTCATCCACCAATCTTTTATACCATTAATCATTGTTTTATCTTTTACCCAATCAGAATTTTTTTGTAGTTCAGATTCAATCATTGGAACAAAAAACTTTATCACAGATTGAATCTGGTCAGTTATGACAGGAGTATTTTCAGAAAATGTTTTACAGTTTTTAGAATTCCATGTATAGCAGTAAATATGACTTATCTCTTTCCTATGATTTTTAATTAGTTGAGCTATAGAAAAAGATATTTTTTGATTAAGTAAATATGATTCTTGATAGGAAAAAATTTTTTTGGATGGGCGAGACAACAAAAATAACCAATCTAAACTAGAAACTTTATCATCTGGTAAATCGTGTTGTCTTCTTTTAGATAACTTCTCAGTTACTGATATTTTACCATTGCTTAATTTTTCTATGACTTTTGCCCATTCCATCATCCAAGAGTAGGCATAAAAGTCTGTGAATAAGTTTTCTAGCAACCCTTGCTGATATAAAGCTAAGGGAAGAGCATAATTTCGCCTAGCACCAGGTTGATGAAAAGCTATATTTGTATCTTTCATATGCGAAATATCCTGTGTATAAAAAATAAGTAGAATTGATAATAATTAGTCTAGCTTTGATTCATTTAATTCATCTCCAGTCAACGCTCTATGTAACTTAATAAAGTTGATTTCTGTGGAATAATCTGATTCCACAATCTTTCTACTTTTAGCTCCCATTTTTTTTCTTAATTCTTTATTTTTACAAAGTAATAATAAGCTGTCTAACCATTCTTCAGAAGAACTACAAAGAAAACCGTTATCTCTAACAACTTCCTTATTCATGCCCACAGGAGAAGCGATGACTGGAATACCCACTGCCATATACTGTAATAATTTAAAAGAGCATTTTCCTCGACTAAAAGGATTGTCTTCCAAGGGCATTAAGCCAATATCAAAAGATTGTAAGTCCGCCAATTCTTCTTCTGCACTCCATTGTTTTAACTCCGCAATATTTTTGAGATTTAAAGGTAAATCTTCGATATTGGTAACAATTTTAATCTTGATATTGGAAATTTGGCTTTTAAGATTCTTTAAACTGGAAATAATCAAGTTGAGATGGATTAGATTAATCCATCCTCCCATCCAACCAACTGTAATCTTATCCTCATCCTGAGTATCGTAGTCTGTTTTGGGAACATAATAATTAGTTTCAATTGGTGTGGGAATAATGTGAATATTTTTTTGATATTTATGAGCAAATTCAGCTAAATACTTATTGCCAACTATTACGGCATCACAAAGAGGCAATAGTTTTTTCAGCTTCATCTCTGTTCTTTTATTTGTAGCAAATATAGCATCATCCATATCTAATACCATTCTTAAAGATTTTTTTCTTACCACTTGGGCTAGATAGTCTGTTTCTAAAAAAGGGGTCAAAAAGGAGTGTATATACACTATAGTGTCTGAATCATTTATTTGATTAATCTTTTGCCAACGATTAACTACATTTTTCAATTCTGTCGAATATCGTGCAATGTTAAAAATCAAAACAGAGATCGAAGATTCTGACTGAGGTTTTTTTATGCTAGAAGCTAAAGATGTGCAGAAGATAGTTGTATATCCATACTGGTGGAAATATGACAAATACTGTTGCGATCTAAACCTTGTTGTGGGATATTCTGGAGGATTTGTGAAGAAATAAATTTTTTTTGTCATTATTATTTTTATTAAGCTATATTTGATTCTCTTCTTTGACACATATTACGGTTAATCTTTCAGCTTGATTCTTCCCGAAAATTAAATAAACGAAAATAGATAAGAATCGATCAATAAGTTTATTGACAAAATTAATAGGAGTCCATTGTTGATTTAAAGTAACACTTGTTTTACCCCTCCATAATAAAATGCTTGGGAAAAGACACCCTATAGTATTCTGTCCGTAAATCTCAACTATATTTAGCCCAGATTTTTCAACTACTTGACGAATACTTTTCTCAGAAAAATGACTGACGTGAGTAGGAACTTGTAATCCTGCCCATTTATTTTTAAAGAGATGAAATTGCCAACAGTCAGAATTGGGAACACTAAAGGCAAATATCCCTTGAGGTTTAAGGACTCGCTTAATTTCTTCTAAAGTTTCAATGGGTTGATAAAGATGCTCTAAAACTTGCCAAGCAAATACTGCATCGAGGTGATTATCAGGGAGATTGATCGATGGAAGGTTGGTTTCAATAAACTTTGCCCCCATATTAAAAATAGTGGATTGTAAATCTCGATTAAGATCTGTTCCGATCGTATTCCATCCACGAGAAATACATTCTCGAATAAAACCCCCACTGCCACATCCTAATTCTAAAACTGTTGCACCTTTGTTTAAGTTAGGAATAGCCCAGCCTCTACTCCCCCAAAATCCTCCGTAAAAACCGTATTTTACAGAGTCATTGCTTTGTATTTTTTCAGAAGTTGAAGATTCGATAATTTTATTGGTAGAAATATTATCATCTCGATAACAATGATAGTCCCTGGTATAATAGTCAAAAATATTTTCAGCAGGAGGGCGTGGATTTGTAAATCGAAAATCACATTTAATACATTGTTCTACACCAAATTCTCCTCCTTGTCCCATTAATAAATCATGAGCTTTAAACAAAAGACGTTTTTCAGATGAACCACATAAGGGACAATTTTTCAGTTCTATATATTCAGATTTAGTTATAGTCATAGTGCTAAGTTTCAATTAAATTTTTTGATAACAAACACAGATTATTCCTTTACTGGAGTACATTTCCATTAATTCTATTTTGTCGCCTCTTAACTTTTCCAAAAATTGAGGGAAGTCGAAAAAATAGTCATGATGAAATCTTAAATAATCACGAGGATAAGCATGATAATGAAATGACGGTGTAGCCGTTAATATATATATATATATCCATTGGGTTTCAAGAGGTCAAAAAAATTAATTAAAGCTGAGGAAGGAGCAATAATATGCTCTATTTGAGCATGAGATATAATTGAATCAAAAGTTCTATTTTTCAGATCCTCTGGTGGGGGAAGACAAACGTCCCAAAGAATGTCGGGTAAATTATTTTTTGTTAATTCGCTAAACAAGTCGGAAGTTAAAAACTTGACTTGAGGACAATATTTGGCTAATTCTGTTTTAACTTTATTTCCTTCGGATAATAGTAAACATTCATTTCCTAAACCATAGTAATCTATATATTGCCTAAATATTGAATTAAACTTTCCACTAAGATTTGATAA is a window from the Cyanobacterium sp. Dongsha4 genome containing:
- a CDS encoding glycosyltransferase, yielding MKILMMIPAIGSVYGGPSKSVLELAKRVAKQGVTVDLVTTTANGETELDVRKFQWIEHDDLKIQYFPYISWGDYKFSFSLTKWLDKNIKNYDIVHTNAVFSLPNIPVYWACQKQNVPYIITPRGMLEPWALSYKAYKKKLFYYLLEKPAINKASGIQVLATSEKNNIQALNLKPPLFLIPNGIFAEDFISLPSSSLFLEKFPETKNRQLILFLGRVDPKKGLDLLASAFAKINQQFPDTHLVLAGPDNVGYSPTVKNHFQELGCLDQVTFTGMLTGEMKYSALASASIYIAPSYSEGFSMSILEGMASGLPCIFTNACNFPEAKEAQAAKVVGVNEEEITDALSWCLSHPQKTKEMGLRAREFILNNYTWDKIAGNLISVYQEIISKKNQNV
- a CDS encoding class I SAM-dependent methyltransferase; translation: MTNQYQEYEYSYQSSQKSHHHSYLKKPILELLNELPMSLPPNRNKRKISILDLGCGNGSFSNIIAQAGYEVTGVDDSPSGIKFAQQTYGNCQFIQESTYDISPEKLGKKFDVIIAIDVIEHLFYPKELAKVAKKCLNPDGYLIVTTPYNGYWKNLALSIMGKWDQHLTVLWDGGHIKFFSIATLTELLKSQGFSNINFKFAGRLPFLWKDMICYSHI
- a CDS encoding glycosyltransferase family 2 protein, translated to MNLSIIILTYNEEANLPTCLDSLQDLEAEVFIVDSGSSDRTLEIAQKYNCQVYINSWTNYAQQLNWGLENLPIKASWIMRLDADEYLTPELVKEIKETLPITPKEIGGYQMKRRVYFMGRWIRHGGYYPTWLLRIWRNGNGICEQRWMDEHIILSNGNIANLQHDIIDENQKGLSFWVNKHNSYADREVKDMLAMEEAEENEQNILKKNQISQASQRRWVKKNLYSKSPLFLRAFIYWLLRYTIGLGFLDGIEGMMFHFLQGFWYRFLVDAKIFEIKYKIKQNK
- a CDS encoding methyltransferase domain-containing protein, encoding MKNPLRKAYLTLRSYIMARSGLQPFGQYFYSKNDNLFKVKKELEIPLSNLSGKFNSIFRQYIDYYGLGNECLLLSEGNKVKTELAKYCPQVKFLTSDLFSELTKNNLPDILWDVCLPPPEDLKNRTFDSIISHAQIEHIIAPSSALINFFDLLKPNGYIYIY
- a CDS encoding glycosyltransferase family 4 protein translates to MTKKIYFFTNPPEYPTTRFRSQQYLSYFHQYGYTTIFCTSLASSIKKPQSESSISVLIFNIARYSTELKNVVNRWQKINQINDSDTIVYIHSFLTPFLETDYLAQVVRKKSLRMVLDMDDAIFATNKRTEMKLKKLLPLCDAVIVGNKYLAEFAHKYQKNIHIIPTPIETNYYVPKTDYDTQDEDKITVGWMGGWINLIHLNLIISSLKNLKSQISNIKIKIVTNIEDLPLNLKNIAELKQWSAEEELADLQSFDIGLMPLEDNPFSRGKCSFKLLQYMAVGIPVIASPVGMNKEVVRDNGFLCSSSEEWLDSLLLLCKNKELRKKMGAKSRKIVESDYSTEINFIKLHRALTGDELNESKLD
- a CDS encoding Uma2 family endonuclease, with the translated sequence MTLTTYKWTTETYHQALDSGIFNGEAVELLRGEIIIMSPEREPHAYYNSEVADYLRSLLGNRVKIRDAKPITLPHNSEPEPDIAIVKPLGKEYLKHHPYPEDIFWIIEFSQATLSKDLNEKKDIYAEAGIREYWVVDLKNLQLKVFRDLVNSHYTSELTMKTGQISPLSFPEVKINIPQLIA
- a CDS encoding glycosyltransferase, giving the protein MNQHKVAILFANYGPYHLARVKAFQSLVKKNNVCQVVAIEISRDSIDYQWQTQIENSDLKIYSILGSLRPDKVSKNIIIKKTFDLLSRINPDALVIAGYGYLSMLSALFWSLWRQKPTIIFSESKEDDESRIWWKEAIKSFLVKRYSSALVGGHPHKRYLIKLGFPEDAIFMGYDVVDNSVFHPDKIKQLPSPIHKPYFLSINRFVAKKNLPLLITAYAYYHQKVEEKAWDLVLCGDGGLRPQIEGLIQQYQLENHVHLPGFLQQDELLPYFAHAKTFIHASTTEQWGLVVNEAMAAGLPVIVSNRCGCFEDLVMEGVNGFGFNPENQEELTNLMVKMSSEDIDLEAMGKASLSHIENYSPDYFAQGLKSEIEFAMGKK
- a CDS encoding DUF5678 domain-containing protein, with protein sequence MEKLADYNSPKEWYQANKKELKKYRGQWIAYTKKGVIAHHPHCKEMLAQIPDKTIDFVIERIYETEFIEPLKFLPIRFRNVKKHE
- a CDS encoding glycosyltransferase family 4 protein translates to MKDTNIAFHQPGARRNYALPLALYQQGLLENLFTDFYAYSWMMEWAKVIEKLSNGKISVTEKLSKRRQHDLPDDKVSSLDWLFLLSRPSKKIFSYQESYLLNQKISFSIAQLIKNHRKEISHIYCYTWNSKNCKTFSENTPVITDQIQSVIKFFVPMIESELQKNSDWVKDKTMINGIKDWWMKMEQEDKESTDYFFAPSNSVKESLINDLCIDEEKVFLNPYPAPFWLYDYNTCFKKNSTRIMRSSTSKGKLRILFVGSVDLRKGIPYLLQALRKLNPHKFTARIVGSIKINESKVKEYSDIATFMGKMNKPELAQQYEWADVFVFPSLSEGSAGVIYEAMAFGLPVITTKLSGSWVTHGMEGQIIKEQSIEQIVKSLLMYMENINLVDLHGQNAWEKIKIFNIEETGIRLKNLLSLIS
- a CDS encoding class I SAM-dependent methyltransferase, encoding MTITKSEYIELKNCPLCGSSEKRLLFKAHDLLMGQGGEFGVEQCIKCDFRFTNPRPPAENIFDYYTRDYHCYRDDNISTNKIIESSTSEKIQSNDSVKYGFYGGFWGSRGWAIPNLNKGATVLELGCGSGGFIRECISRGWNTIGTDLNRDLQSTIFNMGAKFIETNLPSINLPDNHLDAVFAWQVLEHLYQPIETLEEIKRVLKPQGIFAFSVPNSDCWQFHLFKNKWAGLQVPTHVSHFSEKSIRQVVEKSGLNIVEIYGQNTIGCLFPSILLWRGKTSVTLNQQWTPINFVNKLIDRFLSIFVYLIFGKNQAERLTVICVKEENQI
- a CDS encoding Uma2 family endonuclease: MTAVITKPRGENIVKLNSVSWETFNRLLNELGDKRNQRLTYHDHILEIMSPLGKHENNNRFIDDLIRAIADELGLNLKKFGSLTLKSEQFQQAVEPDSCYYLQNEPKVRNKQQIDLTIDPPPDLVLEIDITSGSLHKLPIYANLGIPEIWRYDGEKLTVFILEKETNNYRELEESLAFPFINIDLIPELIQQSLIDGETAVLRAFRNSLKNI